Proteins encoded in a region of the Mesorhizobium sp. NBSH29 genome:
- a CDS encoding RES family NAD+ phosphorylase — MLYRGKLYRALNPIYAREPLSGRGAELYGGRFNPKGVPALYGSLSVMTALREGNQVGNLQPTTLVSYDAEIDDLFDCRDDLALKARGMDAAALADGTWRDEMKASGEARTQAFARRLIAGGYQGLLVRSFAPGAAADDLNLVLWKWGDAAPARVILIDDEKRLSR; from the coding sequence GTGCTGTATCGTGGAAAGCTCTATCGGGCGCTGAATCCCATCTATGCGCGCGAACCGCTGTCGGGGCGCGGCGCGGAACTCTACGGTGGACGATTCAATCCCAAGGGCGTGCCGGCGCTCTACGGGTCGCTGTCGGTGATGACGGCGCTGCGTGAAGGCAACCAGGTCGGCAATCTCCAGCCGACGACGCTCGTTTCCTACGACGCTGAGATCGACGATCTGTTCGATTGTCGGGATGACCTTGCTCTCAAGGCGAGGGGAATGGACGCCGCTGCGCTCGCCGACGGCACATGGCGCGACGAGATGAAGGCGAGCGGGGAAGCACGAACGCAGGCGTTCGCCCGCAGGCTGATCGCCGGCGGCTATCAAGGCTTGCTGGTGAGAAGCTTCGCCCCAGGTGCTGCCGCCGACGATCTTAACTTGGTGCTTTGGAAATGGGGCGATGCGGCGCCTGCCCGCGTGATCCTGATCGACGACGAGAAACGCCTGTCGAGATAG
- a CDS encoding MbcA/ParS/Xre antitoxin family protein has product MGLVQYSDNGLFAPRKIAEAFRTTSEEVARTAGLGRDAVQRKDRIRSDKTQRRLREMVEVINKVEPRFGSQLMAYAWYRSEPLPGFSGQTAMQLVRSGRADDVLEYVDAVDAGVHA; this is encoded by the coding sequence ATGGGTCTCGTCCAATATTCCGACAACGGCCTCTTCGCACCGCGCAAGATCGCGGAAGCCTTCCGCACGACCAGCGAGGAAGTCGCCCGAACAGCGGGGCTTGGCAGGGACGCGGTCCAGCGCAAGGACCGCATTCGATCCGACAAGACCCAGCGCCGGCTGCGCGAGATGGTCGAGGTGATCAACAAGGTCGAGCCGCGTTTCGGTTCGCAGCTGATGGCCTATGCCTGGTATCGCTCGGAGCCGCTGCCGGGTTTCTCCGGCCAGACGGCGATGCAGCTCGTGCGCAGCGGCCGTGCCGACGACGTGCTGGAGTATGTCGACGCGGTCGACGCCGGCGTGCACGCCTGA
- a CDS encoding ParB N-terminal domain-containing protein, which yields MHLIKVDPRALKDNPDKARQSKSTPQADALLLATIKAVGLVQPPIIAAETGGGNGFIIDSGHRRVKQAIAAGLEEIDVLVVEAANDNGAMRSMVENIAREALNPVDQWRAIERLVALGWTEEAIGVALALPVRQIRKLRLLANVQPAMLDHMAKGDMPNEQQLRTIASASLDDQKEVWKKHKPSKADPQVSWWSVAQGLTKTRMFARHASFGDDLAQAYGIAWVEDLFAPADEDSRYTTDVEAFLGAQQEWMANHLPKRGVIAEVGQYGEPKLPPKAERVYGKPGKSDCTAMYLDRDGRVQSVAYRMPAPKKAKGMNGVVDTADADDGVIAAKSRPDVTRKGNEMIGDLRTDALHEAFSRAPIEDDTLMALLVLAFAGQNVSVASGKNDVAYYGYASLSRHAVPLLDQDGKLDFDMDTLRIAARSVLVDVLSCRENRSDSGIVARVAGEVVGADSFLPNMGTEEFLSCLSRQALEASCKDTPILPRARVNDTRAALVEHFKEGRFVHSAALFAPDAVVLASWMAKNVPTTDLDEDADSGDTPEHLDEFDGDQTSPTAHDFVGDDADGGENQPSEEELGAYRVAAE from the coding sequence ATGCACCTCATAAAGGTCGATCCGCGCGCGTTGAAGGACAATCCCGACAAGGCGCGCCAGTCCAAATCCACGCCGCAGGCGGACGCGTTGCTTCTCGCGACGATCAAGGCCGTCGGCCTCGTCCAGCCTCCCATCATCGCGGCCGAGACCGGCGGCGGCAATGGCTTCATCATCGATTCCGGCCACCGCCGCGTAAAGCAAGCCATCGCGGCTGGGCTCGAGGAAATCGATGTGCTCGTCGTCGAGGCCGCCAATGACAACGGGGCGATGCGTTCGATGGTCGAGAACATCGCGCGCGAAGCGCTGAATCCGGTTGACCAGTGGCGGGCGATCGAGCGCCTGGTCGCGCTCGGCTGGACCGAGGAGGCGATCGGTGTCGCACTGGCTCTGCCGGTGCGTCAGATCAGGAAGCTGCGGCTTCTCGCCAATGTCCAACCAGCCATGCTCGACCATATGGCGAAGGGCGACATGCCGAACGAGCAGCAGCTTCGCACGATCGCTTCCGCCTCGCTCGACGATCAGAAGGAGGTCTGGAAGAAGCACAAGCCGTCGAAGGCCGATCCGCAGGTGTCGTGGTGGAGCGTTGCGCAGGGTCTGACCAAGACCCGAATGTTTGCGCGACATGCCAGCTTCGGGGACGATCTGGCGCAAGCCTACGGCATCGCCTGGGTCGAAGACCTGTTTGCGCCGGCCGACGAGGACAGCCGCTACACCACCGATGTCGAGGCTTTCCTCGGCGCCCAGCAGGAGTGGATGGCCAATCACCTGCCGAAGCGCGGCGTGATCGCTGAGGTCGGCCAGTATGGCGAGCCCAAGCTTCCGCCCAAGGCCGAGCGGGTTTACGGCAAGCCGGGTAAATCCGATTGCACGGCCATGTATCTTGACCGTGATGGGCGCGTTCAGTCGGTGGCTTATCGCATGCCGGCACCGAAGAAGGCCAAGGGCATGAACGGAGTGGTGGATACTGCCGACGCCGATGATGGGGTGATCGCTGCGAAGTCGCGTCCCGATGTGACCCGCAAGGGCAACGAGATGATTGGAGATTTACGCACCGATGCTCTCCACGAAGCGTTTTCTCGCGCGCCAATCGAGGACGACACGCTGATGGCACTGCTCGTGCTCGCCTTTGCCGGACAGAACGTCTCCGTCGCCTCCGGCAAGAATGACGTTGCCTATTATGGCTATGCCAGCCTCTCACGTCATGCGGTCCCTTTGTTGGACCAGGACGGCAAGCTTGACTTTGACATGGACACGCTGCGCATCGCCGCACGGTCTGTGCTGGTCGACGTGTTGTCGTGCCGAGAGAACCGTTCCGATAGTGGCATTGTCGCACGAGTTGCTGGTGAGGTGGTCGGCGCCGACAGCTTCTTGCCCAACATGGGCACGGAAGAGTTTCTGTCGTGCCTGTCGCGGCAGGCTTTGGAGGCGTCCTGCAAGGACACGCCGATCCTGCCGCGCGCTCGCGTCAATGACACCCGCGCAGCCCTTGTCGAGCACTTCAAGGAAGGGCGCTTCGTCCATTCCGCAGCACTGTTCGCACCCGACGCGGTCGTGCTGGCGTCCTGGATGGCGAAGAACGTGCCCACCACCGATCTCGACGAAGATGCCGATTCCGGCGACACGCCGGAGCATCTGGATGAGTTTGATGGCGACCAGACGTCGCCGACTGCTCACGACTTCGTCGGTGACGACGCCGATGGTGGCGAGAACCAGCCCTCCGAGGAGGAGTTGGGAGCCTACCGGGTCGCAGCCGAGTAG
- a CDS encoding DUF7007 domain-containing protein, with product MTAILQTALGDDTSPGFARVLFGHSHDGFPVALVGDNAFAMVPGKDSRHYLATGWRIARPLDEWTRADFYGHSGELADEVAFRDRVEENALHQRQRAALGRREISSRAHTPWGTSQGATVHADGVAFHSTASHGGFHLSPERNAKVHPLLRAGPAWYEEDCHWAAVAHAFPELFSDFERASAESTIRNCYPEAWEAIHGKVLEPGQSSTKDEREFYKRHADDWIVVSAIRSDHEPGFTEVVATMGGDRAGKRGTRRYLVPSEDYGTSGGRFGFIIDEARHRLFDGPSSFVGWQGRKTQ from the coding sequence ATGACCGCCATCCTCCAGACGGCACTGGGCGATGACACTTCCCCCGGATTTGCCAGAGTTTTGTTTGGCCACAGCCACGACGGTTTTCCCGTTGCTCTCGTCGGCGACAACGCTTTCGCCATGGTCCCCGGGAAGGACAGTCGGCACTATCTGGCGACGGGCTGGCGCATTGCCCGCCCGCTCGACGAATGGACACGGGCGGACTTTTATGGCCATTCGGGCGAATTGGCCGACGAGGTAGCGTTCCGTGACCGCGTCGAAGAAAACGCGCTGCATCAGCGGCAGCGTGCGGCCCTCGGCCGGCGTGAGATTTCGTCGCGAGCACATACGCCATGGGGAACGTCGCAGGGCGCTACCGTTCATGCCGATGGTGTCGCTTTCCACTCGACGGCCAGCCATGGCGGATTTCATCTCAGCCCGGAGCGCAATGCGAAGGTGCATCCGCTGTTGCGCGCCGGGCCGGCCTGGTACGAAGAGGACTGTCATTGGGCGGCCGTGGCTCACGCCTTTCCGGAACTCTTCTCTGATTTCGAACGGGCCAGCGCGGAGTCCACAATCCGAAACTGTTATCCGGAGGCGTGGGAAGCGATCCACGGGAAGGTGCTGGAACCCGGCCAGTCGTCGACGAAGGACGAACGCGAGTTTTACAAGCGTCATGCCGATGACTGGATCGTCGTATCGGCGATCCGCTCCGACCATGAGCCCGGCTTCACCGAGGTCGTAGCCACGATGGGCGGTGATCGCGCCGGAAAACGTGGCACCCGCCGCTACCTGGTTCCTTCGGAAGACTACGGCACGAGCGGCGGCCGCTTCGGATTCATCATCGATGAAGCTCGTCACCGTCTTTTCGACGGCCCGTCGAGCTTCGTCGGCTGGCAGGGAAGGAAGACGCAATGA
- a CDS encoding alkylphosphonate utilization protein, producing MADENDDYIYDEVTGEWRPASEMAAAAETGRVVALDAAGNVLADGDSVVLIKDLKVKGANHALKQGTVIKSIRLTDNPDEVDCRHDAIKGLVLRTEFVRKR from the coding sequence ATGGCCGATGAAAACGACGACTACATCTACGATGAAGTCACCGGCGAATGGCGTCCGGCCTCGGAGATGGCTGCCGCCGCGGAGACCGGGCGTGTCGTGGCGCTCGATGCCGCCGGCAATGTGCTTGCCGACGGGGATTCGGTGGTCCTGATCAAGGACCTCAAGGTGAAGGGCGCCAACCATGCCCTGAAGCAGGGAACCGTGATCAAGTCGATCCGCCTCACTGACAATCCGGACGAGGTCGATTGCCGGCATGATGCCATCAAGGGACTCGTCCTTCGCACGGAGTTCGTACGCAAGCGCTGA
- a CDS encoding DUF7673 family protein produces MMDNTTRTAFERLLKIAQSDTGQSGRVASFVLAWWNAADHGGFDIADLFAVDAEIGRDMATVFSYLVGRPTAEYPEAYRVEIEAIIRRWRPEVWERYAESA; encoded by the coding sequence ATGATGGACAACACGACGCGCACAGCCTTTGAGCGGTTGCTTAAGATCGCCCAGTCGGACACCGGGCAGTCGGGTCGGGTCGCCTCCTTCGTCCTGGCCTGGTGGAACGCTGCCGACCATGGCGGTTTCGACATCGCGGATCTCTTCGCCGTCGACGCCGAAATCGGCCGGGATATGGCCACCGTCTTCTCCTATCTCGTGGGCCGGCCCACGGCCGAGTATCCCGAGGCGTATCGCGTCGAGATCGAGGCGATCATTCGCCGATGGCGGCCGGAGGTCTGGGAGCGCTACGCCGAGTCGGCGTGA
- a CDS encoding ArdC family protein, whose product MNRKEEKPRVDIYARITDRIVADLEKGVRPWMRPWSVANTAGRITRPLRHNGEPYSGMNVILLWSEAVARGFASPVWMTFKQAAELGGHVRKGESGSLVVYASRFTKTESDGRGGEVERDIPFLKTYTVFNTEQIDGLPDRFHVRPQAVADPVERIEHADRFFANTRAVIRHGGSAAFYSPSSDHIQMPPFESFRDAASYVAVLSHETVHWTADSRRVGRDLSRYAKDRTERAREECVAELGSCFLCADLGIAPELEPRPDHASYLESWLTLLKSDKRAILSAAADAQRAVTYLHGLQPQAAQVAEAA is encoded by the coding sequence ATGAACAGGAAAGAAGAGAAGCCGCGAGTCGACATCTACGCGAGGATCACCGATCGGATTGTTGCCGATCTCGAAAAGGGTGTCCGGCCCTGGATGCGCCCCTGGAGCGTGGCAAACACAGCCGGGCGCATAACCCGGCCGCTTCGCCACAATGGCGAACCCTATTCGGGCATGAATGTCATCCTCCTCTGGTCGGAGGCGGTCGCGCGCGGCTTCGCCTCGCCGGTGTGGATGACGTTCAAGCAGGCGGCTGAACTTGGCGGCCACGTCCGCAAGGGCGAAAGCGGCAGCCTCGTCGTCTATGCCAGCCGCTTCACCAAGACCGAGAGCGACGGCCGTGGCGGCGAGGTCGAGCGCGATATCCCGTTCCTGAAGACCTACACCGTCTTCAACACCGAGCAGATCGACGGCCTGCCCGATCGTTTCCACGTTCGGCCGCAGGCGGTAGCCGATCCTGTCGAGCGCATCGAGCACGCCGACCGCTTCTTCGCCAATACCAGGGCCGTCATCCGGCATGGCGGATCGGCGGCCTTCTACTCGCCGTCGAGCGATCACATCCAGATGCCGCCGTTTGAGAGTTTCCGCGACGCCGCCTCTTACGTTGCGGTGCTCAGCCACGAAACAGTGCATTGGACGGCGGACTCCCGACGGGTCGGGCGCGATCTCAGCCGCTATGCAAAAGATCGCACCGAGAGGGCGCGGGAGGAATGCGTTGCTGAACTCGGCAGCTGCTTCCTTTGTGCCGATCTGGGCATCGCACCGGAGCTGGAGCCGCGGCCCGATCATGCCAGTTACCTGGAATCGTGGCTGACCCTCCTGAAGTCCGACAAGCGGGCGATCTTATCGGCCGCCGCCGACGCGCAGCGCGCCGTGACTTATCTGCACGGCCTTCAGCCGCAGGCGGCCCAGGTTGCCGAGGCAGCTTGA
- a CDS encoding DUF736 domain-containing protein, with protein sequence MATIGTFTSTSNGFTGVIKTLNLNVKAKIARAERTSEKGPDFRILDSRNTEFGAAWQKTSKETERDYLSVKLDDPSFPAPIYATLIEVEGEEGLQLIWSRPNRD encoded by the coding sequence ATGGCTACCATCGGCACCTTCACCTCCACCAGCAACGGCTTCACCGGCGTCATCAAGACCCTCAACCTCAACGTCAAGGCCAAGATCGCCCGCGCCGAGCGCACCTCCGAAAAGGGCCCTGACTTCCGCATCCTCGACAGCCGCAACACCGAGTTCGGCGCCGCCTGGCAGAAGACCTCGAAGGAGACGGAGCGCGACTACCTCTCGGTCAAGCTGGACGACCCGAGCTTCCCCGCCCCGATCTACGCCACCCTGATCGAGGTTGAAGGCGAGGAGGGCCTGCAGCTGATCTGGTCCAGGCCCAACCGGGACTGA
- a CDS encoding WGR domain-containing protein: protein MPKPEPGPLHLRRIDDSRNMRRFYMLSVQPTLFGGASLIRNWGRIGTNGQAMIQTFDDSAKADEAFGRLESSKRRRGYLAP from the coding sequence ATGCCGAAACCCGAGCCAGGACCGCTTCATCTTCGCCGCATCGATGACTCCCGCAACATGCGACGCTTCTATATGCTGTCCGTTCAGCCAACCTTGTTCGGCGGCGCTTCCTTGATCCGCAACTGGGGCCGGATCGGCACGAATGGCCAGGCGATGATACAGACCTTCGACGACAGTGCGAAGGCGGACGAAGCATTCGGGCGGCTGGAGAGCAGCAAGCGCAGGCGCGGATACCTGGCGCCATAG
- the traG gene encoding Ti-type conjugative transfer system protein TraG: MTANRILLAGSAATLMLGACIGISGIETWLVTFGTSDAARLMLGRTGIALPYIAAAVIGVIFLFASAGANAIRAAGWGVACGAASVIAIAVAREAVRLSALADCVPAGKAILSYVDPATMVGATVAMICGGFALRVTMHGNAAFALAAPRRIRGKRAVHGEADWMSMPAAARLFPDSGGIVIGERYRVDRDSVAAQSFRADARETWGAGGRSPLLCFDGSFGSSHGVVFAGSGGFKTTSVTVPTALKWGGSLVVLDPSSEVAPMVIDHRKRAGRNVFLLDPGNAAIGFNALDWIGRFGSTKEEDIVAVATWIITDNPRQASARDDFFRASALQLLTVLIADVCLSGHTEEKDQTLRRVRSNLSEPEPKLRERLTAIHDQSESAFVKENVAPFIAMTPETFSGVYANAVKETHWLSYSNYAALVSGSSFTTDELAAGETDVFIALDLKVLETHPGLARVIIGALMNAIYNRNGEVKGRTLFLLDEVARLGFLRVLETARDAGRKYGITMTLLYQSIGQMREAYGGRDATSKWFESASWVSFAAINDPETADYISKRCGDTTVEVDQTSRSSQMSGSSRTRSKQLTRRPLILSHEVMQMRADEQIVFTAGNPPLRCGRAIWFRRADMKACVGENRFHRKETEA; encoded by the coding sequence ATGACAGCAAATAGGATCCTGCTCGCCGGTTCAGCCGCCACGCTGATGCTCGGCGCCTGCATCGGCATTTCAGGTATCGAGACGTGGCTTGTTACGTTCGGAACTTCGGATGCGGCGCGTCTGATGCTCGGCCGGACCGGCATCGCCCTGCCATATATAGCGGCGGCGGTCATCGGCGTAATCTTCCTCTTCGCCTCGGCAGGCGCGAACGCCATCCGTGCCGCAGGATGGGGCGTTGCTTGCGGCGCGGCCAGCGTGATCGCGATAGCGGTCGCGCGCGAGGCGGTGCGGCTGTCGGCGCTGGCCGATTGCGTGCCGGCCGGCAAAGCGATCCTCTCCTATGTCGATCCGGCGACGATGGTCGGGGCGACGGTCGCGATGATTTGTGGCGGCTTCGCTCTGCGCGTTACGATGCACGGAAACGCAGCTTTCGCGTTGGCTGCGCCTCGCCGTATCCGCGGAAAGCGCGCCGTGCATGGCGAGGCCGACTGGATGTCCATGCCGGCTGCGGCGCGGTTGTTTCCAGACAGCGGCGGGATCGTCATCGGTGAACGCTATCGCGTCGATCGCGACAGCGTTGCGGCGCAATCATTCCGCGCCGACGCGCGAGAAACATGGGGGGCCGGCGGGCGATCTCCCCTCCTCTGCTTCGACGGCTCGTTCGGCTCGTCGCACGGCGTCGTCTTCGCAGGCTCGGGTGGCTTCAAGACTACTTCCGTCACCGTGCCGACGGCGCTCAAATGGGGTGGTAGCCTCGTCGTCCTCGATCCGTCGAGCGAGGTCGCCCCGATGGTCATCGATCATCGAAAGCGCGCGGGCCGCAATGTCTTCCTGCTCGATCCGGGGAACGCGGCGATCGGCTTCAACGCGCTCGACTGGATCGGCCGCTTCGGCAGCACAAAGGAAGAGGACATCGTCGCGGTCGCGACATGGATCATCACAGACAATCCGCGCCAAGCGTCAGCGCGCGACGACTTCTTCCGCGCCTCGGCGCTTCAGCTTCTGACAGTGCTAATCGCCGACGTCTGCCTATCGGGTCATACGGAAGAAAAGGACCAGACGCTCCGGCGGGTGCGGTCGAACTTGTCCGAGCCGGAACCGAAGCTGCGGGAGCGTCTGACGGCAATCCACGACCAGTCGGAATCCGCATTCGTGAAGGAGAATGTCGCGCCGTTCATCGCCATGACCCCCGAAACATTCAGCGGCGTTTACGCCAATGCCGTCAAGGAGACCCACTGGCTCTCCTATTCGAACTATGCTGCATTGGTCTCAGGATCGAGCTTCACAACGGACGAACTCGCGGCCGGCGAGACCGATGTCTTCATCGCGCTCGACCTGAAGGTGCTGGAGACCCATCCGGGTCTCGCCCGAGTCATCATCGGCGCGCTGATGAACGCGATCTATAATCGCAACGGCGAGGTGAAAGGCCGCACGCTGTTCCTGCTGGACGAAGTTGCGCGGCTGGGCTTCCTGCGCGTCCTCGAAACCGCACGCGACGCCGGGCGCAAGTACGGCATCACCATGACGCTGCTCTACCAGTCGATCGGGCAGATGCGCGAAGCCTATGGCGGCCGTGACGCCACCTCGAAATGGTTCGAGAGCGCGTCATGGGTCTCCTTCGCCGCAATCAACGATCCGGAGACGGCGGACTACATCTCGAAGCGTTGCGGCGACACGACGGTCGAGGTCGACCAGACCAGCCGCTCGTCACAAATGTCGGGCTCGTCCCGCACACGCTCCAAGCAGCTCACGCGCCGACCGCTGATTTTGTCGCATGAGGTGATGCAGATGCGGGCCGACGAGCAGATTGTCTTCACCGCCGGCAACCCACCGCTACGCTGCGGCCGCGCCATCTGGTTCCGGCGTGCTGACATGAAGGCCTGCGTCGGCGAGAACCGCTTCCACCGGAAGGAGACCGAGGCGTGA
- the traD gene encoding type IV conjugative transfer system coupling protein TraD — translation MRRSTSSEARKKDTREKIELGGLIVKAGLRYEKRALLLGLLIDAGSRFRVDEPERARLSAIGTDAFGNDSK, via the coding sequence ATGCGCCGGTCGACATCCTCCGAGGCCAGAAAGAAAGATACGCGTGAGAAGATCGAGCTCGGCGGCCTGATCGTGAAGGCGGGCCTTCGCTACGAAAAACGCGCGCTGCTGCTCGGCCTGCTGATCGACGCCGGCTCGCGCTTTCGGGTTGATGAACCGGAGCGCGCCCGGCTGTCGGCGATCGGCACGGATGCCTTCGGCAATGACAGCAAATAG
- the traC gene encoding conjugal transfer protein TraC has protein sequence MKRPSSKIREEITKLQDQLRQAETREAERIGRIALKAGLGEIEIEETVLLAAFEELSARFRDRDEKASGKRGNAGRKGEAAGAAVVGVGAAASGNSEV, from the coding sequence ATGAAGAGACCATCGTCGAAGATCAGGGAAGAGATCACGAAACTCCAGGACCAGCTCAGGCAGGCCGAGACGCGCGAAGCCGAGCGGATCGGACGCATCGCCCTGAAGGCAGGTCTCGGGGAGATCGAGATCGAGGAAACGGTGCTGCTGGCGGCGTTCGAGGAACTCTCCGCGCGGTTTCGCGATCGCGACGAAAAGGCATCCGGAAAGAGAGGGAACGCCGGCAGAAAGGGCGAGGCGGCCGGGGCCGCGGTGGTCGGGGTTGGCGCGGCTGCGAGCGGCAATAGCGAGGTTTGA